The following proteins are co-located in the Kineococcus endophyticus genome:
- a CDS encoding S9 family peptidase, with the protein MDSHGAWTSPVQAADVAAAGLRFSGVAVEADGTVWWAEGRPAEGGRVAVLRRAPDVDADSIEEFAPDLDARTRVHEYGGGSWSPVPGGGLVLASATDQRWFHVAAPGAAPRALVPADGVRYADAVPWGDGVLLVAEEQDATGRGGALRRSLVHVPLDGSAVTAGPSELFTGPGFLAAPRVSPDGRRLVWTSWDHPDMPWQRTQLWTAELSSGPDGPRLRDARVLTGEGGRESLVHPGFAPDGTVLVVSDRSGFWNLCEVGEGGDLRALLPEDAEQGFPPWTFGTTSWAALGDGPDDDRVALLHAATGEGVGYRLDVLHRRSGRLDVLDLPFTAYLPAVSAAGGWIGAVAASPELSARVVRTGVDDGAVLTVRTAGPSPDPAYLPVPQFLTVPSEGGRSVHAYRYPPTHPDHAEAGPAPHVLFVHGGPTAQSLAAYSPEVAFFTSRGIGVVDVQYGGSTGYGRAYREALDGNWGIVDVGDCAAVARYLVAEGLAAPGKVGIRGGSAGGFTVLAALTGTDAFSAGTSYYGVADLRALAEDTHDFESRYLDSLVGPLPEAADVYAQRAPLHHVDGLMCPVLLLQGADDPVVPRQQAEVFADALHRKGLPHALVVFPGEQHGFRRAENVIASLEAELSFYGQVWGFDPPGIPRLSLR; encoded by the coding sequence GTGGACTCCCACGGAGCGTGGACCTCACCGGTGCAGGCCGCCGACGTCGCCGCGGCCGGCCTGCGGTTCTCCGGCGTCGCCGTCGAGGCGGACGGCACCGTCTGGTGGGCCGAGGGCCGCCCGGCCGAGGGCGGCCGCGTCGCCGTCCTGCGCCGTGCCCCGGACGTGGACGCGGACTCGATCGAGGAGTTCGCCCCCGACCTCGACGCCCGCACCCGCGTCCACGAGTACGGCGGGGGTTCCTGGTCGCCCGTGCCCGGGGGCGGACTCGTGCTGGCCTCCGCCACCGACCAGCGGTGGTTCCACGTCGCGGCTCCCGGCGCCGCACCCCGCGCCCTCGTGCCGGCCGACGGCGTCCGCTACGCCGATGCCGTGCCCTGGGGCGACGGCGTCCTCCTCGTCGCCGAGGAGCAGGACGCGACCGGCCGCGGCGGTGCGCTGCGGCGCAGCCTCGTCCACGTCCCCCTGGACGGGTCCGCGGTCACCGCCGGTCCCTCCGAGCTCTTCACCGGGCCGGGCTTCCTCGCCGCCCCGCGCGTCTCGCCGGACGGCCGCCGGCTCGTGTGGACCAGCTGGGACCACCCGGACATGCCGTGGCAGCGGACGCAGTTGTGGACGGCGGAGCTGTCGTCCGGCCCCGACGGCCCGCGGCTGCGGGACGCCCGCGTCCTGACCGGCGAGGGAGGTCGAGAGTCCCTCGTCCACCCGGGCTTCGCCCCCGACGGCACCGTGCTCGTGGTGAGCGACCGCAGTGGGTTCTGGAACCTGTGCGAGGTCGGGGAGGGCGGGGACCTGCGGGCCCTGCTGCCCGAGGACGCCGAGCAGGGTTTCCCGCCGTGGACGTTCGGGACCACGTCGTGGGCCGCCCTGGGCGACGGACCGGACGACGACCGGGTCGCCCTGCTACACGCCGCGACCGGGGAAGGTGTCGGGTACCGGCTCGACGTCCTGCACCGTCGCAGCGGCCGCCTCGACGTGCTGGACCTGCCGTTCACGGCGTACCTGCCCGCGGTGTCCGCCGCCGGGGGCTGGATCGGGGCGGTCGCCGCGTCCCCGGAACTGTCGGCGCGGGTCGTCCGCACCGGGGTGGACGACGGGGCGGTCCTCACCGTCCGGACGGCCGGGCCGTCGCCGGACCCGGCCTACCTGCCGGTGCCGCAGTTCCTCACCGTCCCCAGCGAGGGCGGCCGGTCGGTGCACGCGTACCGGTACCCGCCCACGCACCCCGACCACGCCGAGGCGGGTCCCGCCCCGCACGTGCTGTTCGTGCACGGCGGGCCCACGGCCCAGTCGCTCGCGGCGTACTCGCCGGAGGTCGCGTTCTTCACCTCCCGCGGCATCGGCGTGGTCGACGTCCAGTACGGCGGGTCGACGGGGTACGGCCGCGCCTACCGCGAGGCGCTGGACGGGAACTGGGGCATCGTCGACGTCGGGGACTGCGCGGCGGTCGCCCGGTACCTCGTCGCCGAGGGCCTGGCCGCGCCGGGGAAGGTCGGGATCCGCGGCGGCAGCGCCGGGGGTTTCACCGTCCTGGCCGCCCTCACCGGCACGGACGCGTTCTCCGCGGGGACGTCGTACTACGGCGTCGCCGACCTGCGGGCGCTGGCCGAGGACACCCACGACTTCGAGTCCCGCTACCTGGACTCCCTCGTCGGGCCGCTGCCGGAGGCCGCCGACGTTTACGCGCAGCGCGCACCGCTGCACCACGTCGACGGGCTGATGTGCCCCGTCCTGCTGCTGCAGGGGGCCGACGACCCGGTCGTCCCCCGGCAGCAGGCCGAGGTCTTCGCCGACGCGCTGCACCGCAAGGGGTTGCCGCACGCGCTCGTCGTGTTCCCCGGCGAGCAGCACGGGTTCCGGCGGGCCGAGAACGTCATCGCCAGCCTGGAGGCCGAACTGTCGTTCTACGGGCAGGTCTGGGGTTTCGACCCGCCGGGGATCCCGCGGCTCAGCCTGCGCTGA
- the gap gene encoding type I glyceraldehyde-3-phosphate dehydrogenase: MTRIAINGFGRIGRSSLRALLARDAVTPTGLEVVAVNDLTAPEALAHLLRWDSTLGRFAGTVEVDGDHLVVDGHRIRVLAERDPANLPWAELDVDLVLESTGRFTSADAAKAHVAAGARKVLVSAPADGADVTLAFGVNTDAYDPERHVVVSNASCTTNALAPLSKVLDDLAGIEHGFMTTVHAYTQEQNLQDGPHRDLRRARAAGVNIVPTSTGAAKAIGLVLPQLDGKLSGDSIRVPVPVGSIVELNTVVARDVTREDVLAAYRAAADGPLRGVLEFSAEPLVSSDITGNPHSSVFDSALTRVDGRHVKVVAWYDNEWGFSNRVVDTLRLLSAG; the protein is encoded by the coding sequence ATGACCCGCATCGCCATCAACGGCTTCGGCCGCATCGGCCGCTCCTCGCTCCGCGCGCTCCTGGCCCGCGACGCCGTGACCCCGACCGGCCTGGAGGTCGTCGCGGTCAACGACCTCACCGCTCCCGAGGCCCTCGCCCACCTGCTGCGCTGGGACTCCACGCTCGGCCGCTTCGCTGGCACCGTCGAGGTCGACGGGGACCACCTCGTCGTCGACGGGCACCGCATCCGCGTGCTCGCCGAACGCGACCCGGCGAACCTGCCGTGGGCCGAGCTGGACGTCGACCTCGTCCTGGAGTCCACCGGGCGGTTCACGTCGGCCGACGCGGCCAAGGCCCACGTCGCGGCGGGGGCGCGCAAGGTCCTCGTCTCGGCCCCGGCCGACGGCGCGGACGTCACGCTGGCCTTCGGCGTGAACACCGACGCGTACGACCCGGAGCGGCACGTCGTCGTCTCGAACGCCTCGTGCACGACGAACGCCCTCGCCCCGCTCTCGAAGGTCCTCGACGACCTCGCCGGCATCGAGCACGGGTTCATGACGACGGTCCACGCGTACACCCAGGAGCAGAACCTCCAGGACGGCCCGCACCGCGACCTGCGCCGGGCGCGCGCCGCCGGCGTGAACATCGTCCCGACGAGCACGGGCGCCGCCAAGGCCATCGGGCTCGTGCTGCCGCAGCTGGACGGGAAGCTGTCGGGCGACTCGATCCGCGTCCCGGTGCCGGTCGGCTCGATCGTCGAGCTGAACACCGTCGTCGCCCGCGACGTCACCCGCGAGGACGTCCTGGCCGCCTACCGCGCGGCGGCCGACGGTCCGCTGCGCGGCGTCCTGGAGTTCTCCGCCGAACCCCTGGTCTCCAGCGACATCACGGGCAACCCGCACTCCTCGGTGTTCGACTCGGCCCTGACCCGCGTCGACGGCCGCCACGTCAAGGTCGTCGCCTGGTACGACAACGAGTGGGGGTTCTCGAACCGCGTCGTCGACACCCTGCGGCTGCTCAGCGCAGGCTGA
- a CDS encoding GlxA family transcriptional regulator — protein sequence MGPEASPAPLHRVAVLVLDGAKPLDVGIPAQVFSRRPSMPYELRVCGAAPGLVRGGEGLAYSVESGLETLAWAQTVFVPGYREPATTEPPAAVVQALRAAHDRGTRLAAISTGAFALAAAGVLDGRRATTHWHYTRALAQRFPSVQVDENVLFVDAGDVLTSAGAASGLDLCLHLLRRDQGVAHANHVARRLVAAPYRSGGQAQYVPRSVPEGVGEVFAGTREWALARLGEPLTLADLARHARVSTRTFSRRFVENTGYTPMQWVLRARVDAARELLERTDLGVEQVASRVGLGTGANLRLHFSRILGTSPSDYRHTFAP from the coding sequence ATGGGTCCGGAGGCGTCGCCCGCACCGCTGCACCGGGTCGCGGTCCTCGTCCTCGACGGCGCCAAACCGCTCGACGTGGGCATCCCGGCCCAGGTCTTCTCCCGGCGGCCCTCGATGCCGTACGAGCTGCGCGTGTGCGGCGCCGCGCCCGGGCTCGTCCGCGGCGGCGAGGGACTGGCGTACTCGGTGGAGTCCGGGCTCGAGACGCTGGCGTGGGCGCAGACGGTGTTCGTCCCCGGCTACCGCGAACCCGCCACGACGGAACCGCCCGCCGCCGTCGTCCAGGCGCTGCGCGCGGCGCACGACCGCGGCACCCGGCTCGCCGCCATCTCGACGGGCGCCTTCGCCCTCGCCGCGGCGGGGGTGCTCGACGGCCGCCGCGCCACGACGCACTGGCACTACACCCGGGCCCTCGCCCAGCGCTTCCCCTCGGTCCAGGTCGACGAGAACGTCCTCTTCGTCGACGCCGGGGACGTGCTGACGTCCGCGGGGGCCGCCTCGGGCCTCGACCTGTGCCTGCACCTGCTGCGCCGCGACCAGGGCGTCGCTCACGCCAACCACGTCGCCCGCCGCCTCGTCGCCGCGCCCTACCGCAGCGGCGGGCAGGCGCAGTACGTGCCCCGCAGCGTGCCCGAGGGTGTCGGGGAGGTGTTCGCGGGCACCCGCGAGTGGGCGCTGGCGCGCCTCGGGGAACCGCTGACCCTGGCCGACCTCGCCCGGCACGCGCGGGTGTCGACGCGGACGTTCTCGCGCCGCTTCGTGGAGAACACCGGCTACACGCCGATGCAGTGGGTGCTGCGGGCCCGCGTCGACGCGGCCCGCGAGCTGCTGGAGCGCACCGACCTCGGCGTCGAGCAGGTCGCCTCCCGCGTCGGCCTCGGGACGGGCGCGAACCTGCGCCTGCACTTCTCCCGGATCCTCGGGACCTCGCCCAGCGACTACCGCCACACCTTCGCCCCCTGA
- a CDS encoding stage II sporulation protein M, giving the protein MDVDAFRAVHEHEWSRLRRLVARRRLDGAEADELVVLYQRTATHLSALRSAQSEPVLLDELSTLLVRARARLTGSRYTAWRQLVHYATRGLPAALWRLRWWTTGAFVFTTVIAVAAGVWIAGNPAAQASLFGSDENIRQLVYSDFENYYSEYSSAAFSGRVWTNNAWVAATCIALGITGLPVLAALASNAVNVGLQGGLLIENGRGEVFFGLILPHGILELTAVFVAAGAGLKLFWAWVAPGPRSRSSSLATEGRAMFGVALGLVVVLFVSGIIEGFVTPSGLPTWARIGIGVLAELVFWTYCLVLGRPAARAGETGDLEERYAGDSLPTAG; this is encoded by the coding sequence GTGGACGTCGACGCCTTCCGAGCGGTGCACGAGCACGAGTGGTCGCGGTTGCGCCGCCTCGTCGCGCGCCGGCGCCTCGACGGGGCCGAGGCCGACGAGCTCGTCGTGCTCTACCAGCGCACCGCGACCCACCTGTCGGCCCTCCGGTCGGCGCAGTCCGAACCCGTGCTGCTCGACGAGCTGTCCACGCTGCTCGTCCGCGCGCGGGCCCGCCTCACCGGGTCCCGGTACACGGCCTGGCGCCAGCTGGTGCACTACGCGACGCGCGGGCTGCCCGCGGCGTTGTGGCGGCTGCGGTGGTGGACGACCGGCGCCTTCGTCTTCACCACGGTCATCGCCGTCGCCGCGGGGGTGTGGATCGCCGGGAACCCGGCGGCGCAGGCGAGCCTGTTCGGGTCCGACGAGAACATCCGTCAGCTCGTGTACTCCGACTTCGAGAACTACTACAGCGAGTACAGCAGCGCCGCGTTCTCCGGCCGGGTCTGGACGAACAACGCCTGGGTCGCCGCGACGTGCATCGCCCTGGGCATCACCGGTCTGCCCGTCCTCGCCGCGCTGGCCAGCAACGCCGTCAACGTGGGCCTGCAGGGCGGTCTGCTCATCGAGAACGGGCGCGGGGAGGTGTTCTTCGGCCTCATCCTCCCGCACGGGATCCTCGAACTGACGGCGGTCTTCGTCGCCGCCGGAGCCGGTCTGAAGCTGTTCTGGGCGTGGGTCGCACCAGGACCCCGGAGCCGGTCGAGTTCGCTGGCGACCGAGGGCCGCGCGATGTTCGGCGTGGCCCTCGGTCTCGTCGTCGTGCTGTTCGTCTCCGGGATCATCGAGGGTTTCGTGACGCCCTCGGGGTTGCCGACGTGGGCGCGCATCGGCATCGGTGTCCTGGCCGAACTCGTGTTCTGGACGTACTGCCTCGTCCTGGGCCGGCCCGCCGCCCGCGCGGGGGAGACGGGCGACCTCGAGGAGCGCTACGCGGGCGACTCCCTGCCCACGGCCGGCTGA
- a CDS encoding AAA family ATPase: MDDETIDLARLVRRYLEEAVHSPLTEPGQGGPQIGDVVGDHLGVAVQDLPVVREEVPEHQFVDLDIALALLAERGGGERVVGVGGGDQRAHHSFSDMLGSRWARFGLGAVDRVNLPTGPDASRRAVGFGVRMLRYSGTPVALLQRAAQRQFGQPSCFEVVCPDEAVVAEFITEVRRLMVEHSVLRGQVLSFSGSPFEPQNAGITFLHRPQVAAEDVVLPPGSLDRIARHVVGVGAHAARLSGAGQHLKRGVLLYGPPGTGKTLTVRHLVARAEGTTVVLLAGESLAHVTTAAHLARAMQPAVVVLEDCDLVAEDRGFDPGQRPLLFQLLDAMEGLDGDADVAFLLTTNRVDLLERALAQRPGRVDLAVQVPLPDRAARSALFRLYARDLPLSEAVLEEAADRTEGVTASFARELLRRAVLVGAEAGHDVTDDDVRSALDELLSDAEELTRSLLGSAGQPAVGRESPA, from the coding sequence GTGGACGACGAGACGATCGACCTGGCCCGGCTGGTCCGCCGCTACCTCGAAGAGGCGGTCCACTCCCCGCTGACCGAACCGGGGCAGGGTGGGCCGCAGATCGGGGACGTCGTCGGGGACCACCTCGGCGTCGCCGTCCAGGACCTGCCGGTCGTGCGCGAAGAGGTCCCCGAGCACCAGTTCGTCGACCTCGACATCGCGCTCGCACTGCTGGCCGAACGCGGCGGCGGGGAGCGCGTCGTCGGCGTGGGCGGTGGCGACCAGCGCGCGCACCACTCCTTCTCGGACATGCTCGGGAGCCGGTGGGCTCGGTTCGGCCTGGGTGCCGTCGACCGCGTGAACCTGCCGACAGGACCGGACGCGAGCCGGCGCGCCGTGGGCTTCGGGGTGCGGATGCTGCGGTACTCCGGGACGCCCGTCGCGCTGCTGCAGCGCGCGGCGCAGCGGCAGTTCGGGCAACCCAGCTGCTTCGAGGTCGTCTGCCCCGACGAGGCCGTCGTCGCCGAGTTCATCACCGAGGTCCGCCGGCTCATGGTGGAGCACAGCGTGCTGCGGGGGCAGGTCCTGTCGTTCTCGGGGTCGCCGTTCGAACCCCAGAACGCGGGGATCACGTTCCTGCACCGGCCGCAGGTCGCGGCCGAGGACGTCGTGCTGCCGCCGGGGTCCCTGGACCGCATCGCCCGGCACGTCGTCGGGGTCGGTGCGCACGCGGCGCGACTGTCGGGCGCCGGTCAGCACCTCAAGCGCGGGGTGCTGCTCTACGGGCCGCCCGGGACCGGCAAGACGCTCACGGTCCGCCACCTCGTCGCCCGCGCGGAGGGCACCACCGTCGTCCTGCTCGCCGGGGAGTCCCTCGCGCACGTCACGACGGCGGCGCACCTGGCCCGCGCCATGCAACCCGCCGTCGTCGTGCTGGAGGACTGCGACCTCGTCGCCGAGGACCGCGGGTTCGACCCCGGTCAGCGGCCGCTGCTGTTCCAGCTGCTCGACGCCATGGAAGGGCTCGACGGGGACGCCGACGTCGCGTTCCTGCTGACCACGAACCGCGTCGACCTGCTCGAACGCGCCCTGGCGCAACGGCCCGGCCGCGTCGACCTCGCGGTGCAGGTGCCGCTGCCGGACCGGGCGGCCCGCAGCGCGCTGTTCCGCCTCTACGCGCGGGACCTGCCGCTGTCGGAGGCGGTGCTGGAGGAGGCCGCGGACCGCACCGAGGGCGTGACGGCGAGCTTCGCCCGCGAACTCCTGCGCCGGGCCGTGCTCGTCGGGGCCGAGGCCGGGCACGACGTCACCGACGACGACGTCCGTTCCGCGCTCGACGAACTGCTGTCCGACGCCGAGGAACTCACCCGCAGTCTCCTGGGCAGTGCGGGTCAGCCGGCCGTGGGCAGGGAGTCGCCCGCGTAG
- a CDS encoding serine hydrolase domain-containing protein gives MTATATPAPSPDDVLRDALADGLRRSLFTGATAAFSDATGRVHRAAAGTLGLDDATPVDSATRADLASLTKVPVAAVAHALADVGAVDLDRPTERGFTPRQLVAHTSGLPAESDVWRRGDLRPAQRLQRALDSPLVTPPGAVFRYSCVGFVTLGHLLEEATGQGLDSLVEEFVSGPLGIPGLDWGLVDRPATGPVLATESGTPRGVVHDEFAQSLARPAGNAGLFGTADDVLAVGRALLAGTLEVGEGLRTGDATWMTGPHQRGHTGFTGTSLLLDPDAGTCLVLLTNRVHPDRALVDLAPFRKSLAQRLMPPS, from the coding sequence GTGACCGCAACCGCGACGCCCGCGCCGTCCCCGGACGACGTCCTGCGCGACGCGCTCGCGGACGGACTGCGGCGCAGCCTGTTCACGGGCGCGACCGCGGCGTTCTCGGACGCCACCGGGCGGGTGCACCGGGCGGCCGCGGGAACCCTGGGGCTCGACGACGCGACGCCGGTGGACTCCGCCACCCGGGCGGACCTCGCGTCGCTGACGAAGGTGCCCGTCGCCGCGGTCGCCCACGCGCTCGCCGACGTCGGGGCGGTCGACCTCGACCGGCCCACCGAGCGGGGTTTCACCCCGCGCCAGCTCGTCGCGCACACCTCGGGACTGCCCGCGGAGTCGGACGTCTGGCGGCGCGGCGACCTGCGTCCGGCCCAGCGGTTGCAGCGCGCGCTGGACTCACCGCTGGTCACCCCGCCGGGGGCGGTCTTCCGGTACTCCTGCGTCGGTTTCGTCACCCTCGGGCACCTGCTGGAGGAGGCCACCGGGCAGGGGCTGGACTCCCTCGTGGAGGAGTTCGTCAGCGGGCCGCTGGGGATCCCGGGCCTGGACTGGGGCCTGGTGGACCGACCCGCCACGGGGCCCGTGCTCGCGACGGAGAGCGGGACCCCGCGCGGGGTGGTGCACGACGAGTTCGCGCAGTCGCTGGCCCGGCCGGCGGGGAACGCGGGGTTGTTCGGCACCGCCGACGACGTGCTGGCCGTCGGCCGCGCGCTGCTGGCCGGGACGCTCGAGGTCGGCGAGGGGCTGCGCACGGGCGACGCGACGTGGATGACCGGCCCCCACCAGCGCGGGCACACGGGGTTCACGGGGACGTCGCTCCTCCTGGACCCGGACGCGGGGACGTGCCTGGTCCTCCTGACGAACCGCGTCCACCCTGACCGCGCGCTGGTCGACCTCGCGCCGTTCCGGAAGTCCCTGGCGCAGCGGCTGATGCCGCCGTCATGA